The genomic interval GCACGGTCAGCAAGATCCACCACATCGGCGTCGTCGTCGGGTCGCTCCGCCGCGCCTATGGCTTCTGGTGCGACACGCTGGGGCTGCCCCTGCGGCGTCAGGCCGAGATCCCCGACCAGGGCGTACGGGCCGCGCTCCTCGCCGCCGGCGAGAGCGAGATCGAGCTGCTGGAGCCCATGACGGCGGACAGCGGCGTGGCGCGCTTCCTGGCCCGTCGTGGCGAGGGGCTCCACCACCTCTGTTTCGAGACCCCCGACGTGGACGTGGCACTTGGCGGGCTCAAGGCGCAGAGCGTACCGCTGCTGGACGAGCGCCCCCGCGAGGGGCTCGCCGGGCGGATCGCCTTCCTCAGCCCGAAGGCGTGTCACGGCGTGCTGGTGGAGCTGGCCACGCCGCCGCCGGGAACGGAATCCCGGGACTCGCCGGTGCGCCTCAAGCGGCTCGTCGTGGGTTGCCGCGAGCCTGCCGCCGCCGCCGAGAGCTTTCAGCGCCTGTTCGGGCTGCCGGAGGTGGCGATGAACCGCGGCACCCGCTGCATGCTCGGCTGGGCGGGCGGCGGCACGCTGCTGATGGTCCCGGCTGCCGAGGTGGGGAACGTCGAGGGCATGGTGGCGCTGTCCATGGTGGCGCCGGAGATGGCCTCCCTCCTGGGGCGTCTGCGGGGCGCGGGAGCCGCCATGCTGGTCGGCGCCTCGGAGGTCACCATCGAGCCGCGCTCGTCACACGGCGTCCACCTCCACATCAGCCGTTACCACTTTCCCTGAGCGCCCGAGCGCTCCGGGCGCCGCCTCCGCTCGTGACCGAGACCTCCGGCGAGCATCGCAGCCACACCCTCTGGCTCGTGGGCATCTGTCTGGCCCGGACCGGGCATTCGGTCATGTCGATGGCCTACCCGACGGTGCTGGCGGCGGTCCAGGAGGAGTGGGGGCTCTCCTTCACCGCGGCCGGCAGCATCAACTCCGCCAGCCAGGCGGGGACGGCGCTGTCCCTGGTGGTGCTCTCGGTCCTGGCCGACTACCTGGGCCCGCGGGCTGTCTTCCTCGGTGCGGCTGTCCTCGCCGCCGCCACCTCCTTCCTCATTCCGGTCTTCGCCCACGGGCATCTCTCCGCCCTGGTCCTGTTCTTTGTCTCGGCGGTGGCCATCGCGGGGACCTACACGCCGGGTGTGATGCTGATCGCGGCTCGCTTCGAGCCCGCCCGGCGCGGCGGCGCCGTCGGCTGGTTCCTCGCCTCCTCGTCGGTGGGGTATGTGCTGGCCCTGGCCGTCGGCGGGTTCGTCGTGGGGCACGCTGGCTGGCGTGCGGCGCTGTTCGTCCTGGCGCTGGGGCCGGTGGGCTGCCTGCTGCTGTCCCTGGGCCTGTTTCGAGGGGGGTCGGCGCGCGCCGTGCCCTCGGGCCGCTTCAGGTGGGAGACGGGGCTGTCGGGCAACCGCGCGGCGCAGCTCATGATCGCCGGCTATGTGTTCCACTCCTGGGAGCTGCTGGGCATGTGGGCCTGGACCCCGGCGTTCATGACGGCGGTCCTCGTGGCCCACGGGACGGCTCCCACGCCGGCGGCCGGGCTCGGCGCCGGGCTCACGGCGCTCTTCCACGTGATGGGCATCGCCGCCTCGAGCACGGGCGGCTGGCTCTCGGACCGCTGGGGGCGCACCGCCGTCATCGCCGGGATGATGCTCCTGAGCAGCGCCTGCTCGTTCGGCTTCGGCTGGCTGCTGGGCGCCCCGGTCGCGCTGGTCCTCGTGGCCGGCTGCATCTACGGCTTCTCGGCCCTCGGTGACTCCCCCGTCTACTCGACGGGGATCACGGAGACCGTCCCCCCCGAGCGGCTCGGCTCGGTGCTGGCCATCCGGTCCCTCCTGGGCTTCGGCGCCGGCGCCATCGCGCCCATCGTCTTCGGCCTGGTGCTCGACCTCTACCAGGATCGGACCGCCGTGGCGGCGTGGGGCTCGGCCTTCTCGGTGCTGGGCGTGGGCGGTGCTCTCGGGCTCGCGAGCATCCTCTGGCTGCGCGCGCTCCCCGAGGCGCGCCGGCTGGCGGGGGGAAAGCGCTGACCCGCCCATGAAAGGCCGCGTGAGAGGCCTCGGGCCCGGGCGCAAGACGCGCCGGACTCTCAAGCGCGGCGGGATCGGGCCGGCCGCCGAGCTCAACCGCCAGCTCGGGGCCTGGCCGCGGGTGAAGATCACCCCCATGTTCGGGCGCTGGGGTTACTTCGTCGGGCCCCAGCTCTTCGCCTGCTTTCCCCTGCGCGTCCAGGACACGGACCTCTGGATCCGCCTCACGCCCGAGGAGCAGCGGCGCGCCCTCGAGGTGCCGGGCTTCGTGCCCCACCGCCGCTTTGCGGCGCGCGGGTGGGTCGAGTGCCGGGTGGAGACGTCGAGGGACGTG from Candidatus Rokuibacteriota bacterium carries:
- a CDS encoding MFS transporter encodes the protein MTETSGEHRSHTLWLVGICLARTGHSVMSMAYPTVLAAVQEEWGLSFTAAGSINSASQAGTALSLVVLSVLADYLGPRAVFLGAAVLAAATSFLIPVFAHGHLSALVLFFVSAVAIAGTYTPGVMLIAARFEPARRGGAVGWFLASSSVGYVLALAVGGFVVGHAGWRAALFVLALGPVGCLLLSLGLFRGGSARAVPSGRFRWETGLSGNRAAQLMIAGYVFHSWELLGMWAWTPAFMTAVLVAHGTAPTPAAGLGAGLTALFHVMGIAASSTGGWLSDRWGRTAVIAGMMLLSSACSFGFGWLLGAPVALVLVAGCIYGFSALGDSPVYSTGITETVPPERLGSVLAIRSLLGFGAGAIAPIVFGLVLDLYQDRTAVAAWGSAFSVLGVGGALGLASILWLRALPEARRLAGGKR
- the mce gene encoding methylmalonyl-CoA epimerase, encoding MSQCTVSKIHHIGVVVGSLRRAYGFWCDTLGLPLRRQAEIPDQGVRAALLAAGESEIELLEPMTADSGVARFLARRGEGLHHLCFETPDVDVALGGLKAQSVPLLDERPREGLAGRIAFLSPKACHGVLVELATPPPGTESRDSPVRLKRLVVGCREPAAAAESFQRLFGLPEVAMNRGTRCMLGWAGGGTLLMVPAAEVGNVEGMVALSMVAPEMASLLGRLRGAGAAMLVGASEVTIEPRSSHGVHLHISRYHFP